One Aneurinibacillus migulanus genomic region harbors:
- a CDS encoding YuiA family protein: MNERVVRETCTYCEGNGYFQVITGGSTTCPACGGDGIVSNLKSEETIGIK, translated from the coding sequence ATGAATGAAAGAGTAGTCCGGGAGACGTGTACGTATTGCGAGGGGAATGGTTACTTCCAAGTTATTACGGGAGGGTCGACCACATGTCCGGCATGTGGTGGTGACGGAATTGTATCTAACCTGAAATCCGAAGAAACCATAGGGATAAAATAG
- a CDS encoding YuiB family protein has protein sequence MNIAQFIIGIPLFIVLLFGIGFILNMLVKTTWMPTVLYVSIVAGVLIYLVMNHRTPHMVDYVMLISGLLGAVASGWTIKMLRTKGYRMF, from the coding sequence TTGAATATCGCGCAATTTATTATTGGAATCCCGCTTTTTATCGTCCTCCTTTTTGGAATTGGATTTATTTTGAATATGCTTGTAAAAACGACGTGGATGCCAACAGTTTTATATGTAAGTATCGTGGCAGGCGTATTAATATATTTAGTGATGAATCATCGCACCCCACATATGGTTGACTATGTGATGCTGATTTCCGGTCTGTTAGGCGCCGTTGCCAGCGGCTGGACTATCAAAATGTTGCGCACGAAAGGCTATCGTATGTTTTAA
- a CDS encoding 3D domain-containing protein, protein MQAPKASDKADASPVTHTKKEQSKERFPLATRGESVETLATLAQYPKVNVVATGYSPGPESTGKDVGHPAYGITYSGVKVKRAPQSFSTIAADLNTFPLGTILYIPGYGYGVVADIGSAIKGNKIDLYFDRKEDVYEQWGKKQLDVYVIERGNGKMDEEVFNQLTTAIETETKKQ, encoded by the coding sequence ATGCAAGCACCGAAAGCTTCAGACAAAGCGGATGCATCTCCGGTTACGCATACTAAGAAAGAGCAGAGTAAGGAGCGGTTCCCGCTTGCAACACGGGGGGAATCAGTAGAGACGCTGGCCACGCTGGCGCAATATCCGAAAGTAAACGTTGTGGCGACCGGTTATTCACCCGGCCCTGAATCAACAGGAAAAGATGTCGGGCATCCGGCATACGGGATTACATATTCCGGTGTGAAAGTGAAGCGTGCTCCCCAGTCATTTTCTACAATTGCTGCTGATTTGAATACGTTTCCGCTCGGTACCATTCTTTACATCCCAGGTTACGGCTATGGAGTGGTGGCGGATATCGGTTCTGCCATTAAAGGGAATAAAATTGATTTGTATTTTGACAGAAAAGAGGACGTATACGAACAATGGGGTAAAAAGCAGCTTGACGTATATGTAATTGAACGAGGAAACGGCAAAATGGATGAAGAAGTATTTAATCAGTTAACTACTGCAATCGAAACGGAAACTAAAAAACAATAA
- a CDS encoding divergent PAP2 family protein, translated as MSDLLSNFPLWSALLAIGIAQGIKVPITFFALRKWDWKLMFSTGGMPSSHSAAVTALTTAVGFVEGFGSTYFAICVIFSIIIMFDAAGVRRHAGTHAAVLNILLEDFNQLIDELKSMRVKPRRERAEKLKELLGHQPSEVLVGGWLGIIQSTVLYYLLEL; from the coding sequence ATGTCCGATTTGTTGTCCAACTTTCCGCTCTGGTCCGCGCTGCTCGCGATTGGCATTGCCCAGGGAATCAAAGTTCCTATTACTTTTTTTGCGCTCCGCAAATGGGATTGGAAGCTGATGTTCAGCACAGGAGGTATGCCAAGTTCCCATTCAGCAGCTGTTACTGCGCTTACTACCGCTGTAGGGTTTGTCGAAGGATTCGGTTCTACGTATTTTGCGATATGCGTTATTTTCTCCATCATTATCATGTTCGACGCAGCCGGCGTCCGCCGCCACGCAGGTACACATGCAGCCGTTCTGAATATTCTGTTGGAAGATTTCAATCAGCTCATTGACGAACTGAAATCTATGCGCGTAAAACCGCGCCGTGAACGTGCAGAGAAGCTAAAGGAGTTACTGGGCCACCAACCGAGTGAAGTGCTTGTAGGCGGTTGGCTTGGTATTATCCAATCCACTGTGTTGTATTATTTGCTCGAGCTGTAA
- a CDS encoding leucyl aminopeptidase, with product MKIEVKSEKLQDCTAQCVVVGVFEDEQALPTSLKEVDEKMDGVLTGLFADGEISGKKKSTQFIHTFGKTAVRRIMMIGLGKQEELSFEDMREISARAVKEALRAKITQIAFVSNKEVDVLGASDAAHAFVEGALLANYRFPGYHKETEEKPELEELTVLCAEETASEVTEGVRVAEALARGTNLARDLVNMPGNYLTPTVLSEKAKEIAERYNMKVEILDKADLEVYGMGGLLGVSQGSIEPPKLIAIKYQGTDKWENVVGFVGKGITFDSGGISLKPGAGMDEMKGDMGGAAAVLGALEAIGTLKPAINIAAVIPTTENMPSGSALKPGDVITTMSGKTVEILNTDAEGRLILADGMSYARKIGASYLIDLATLTGAAIVALGTCTTAALTNDEALMEEVMEAAGEAGELLWRLPGYKPYMNQIKSQIADLKNTGGRNAGAITAGLFVGEFAEGTPWVHLDIAGTAWADKADDLSPAGGTGAMVRTLATLALRRTEQGERD from the coding sequence ATGAAAATTGAAGTAAAAAGTGAAAAACTGCAGGATTGCACAGCACAATGTGTAGTTGTCGGAGTCTTTGAAGACGAACAGGCTCTGCCTACATCGTTGAAAGAAGTGGATGAGAAGATGGACGGGGTGCTGACTGGATTGTTTGCGGATGGAGAAATCAGCGGCAAGAAGAAAAGCACTCAGTTCATACATACATTCGGCAAAACGGCAGTACGACGCATTATGATGATTGGTCTTGGCAAACAAGAAGAACTGTCTTTCGAAGATATGCGAGAAATCAGCGCACGTGCTGTCAAAGAGGCATTACGGGCAAAAATAACGCAAATCGCGTTTGTGTCGAATAAAGAAGTGGATGTACTCGGAGCATCTGATGCAGCGCATGCTTTTGTGGAAGGAGCATTGCTTGCTAACTATCGTTTTCCTGGATACCATAAGGAAACAGAAGAGAAGCCTGAGCTTGAAGAGCTAACGGTATTGTGTGCGGAGGAGACAGCGAGCGAAGTGACGGAAGGTGTGCGTGTAGCGGAAGCACTAGCACGTGGCACGAACTTGGCGCGTGATCTAGTTAATATGCCGGGCAATTACTTAACACCGACCGTTCTTTCGGAAAAGGCGAAAGAAATCGCCGAGCGCTACAATATGAAAGTAGAAATTCTTGATAAGGCCGACCTGGAAGTATACGGTATGGGTGGTTTACTTGGTGTAAGTCAAGGGTCGATTGAGCCGCCTAAGCTTATCGCTATCAAGTATCAAGGAACCGACAAATGGGAAAACGTTGTCGGATTTGTCGGTAAGGGTATCACATTCGATTCGGGCGGAATTTCTCTTAAGCCGGGTGCCGGCATGGATGAGATGAAAGGTGATATGGGCGGAGCTGCGGCAGTGCTGGGTGCATTGGAAGCTATCGGCACGTTAAAGCCGGCGATTAATATTGCGGCAGTCATTCCGACTACTGAGAATATGCCGAGCGGCTCTGCATTGAAGCCGGGCGATGTTATTACGACAATGAGCGGGAAAACAGTTGAGATTCTTAATACAGATGCCGAGGGTCGGCTCATTCTTGCTGACGGCATGAGCTATGCGCGTAAAATCGGAGCCAGTTATCTGATTGATCTGGCGACGCTTACAGGCGCCGCAATTGTTGCACTTGGCACATGCACGACAGCAGCGCTGACAAATGATGAAGCGTTGATGGAAGAAGTAATGGAAGCGGCTGGCGAGGCAGGCGAGCTTTTGTGGCGATTGCCGGGATACAAGCCTTATATGAATCAGATTAAAAGTCAAATCGCCGATCTTAAAAACACAGGTGGACGCAATGCGGGTGCTATTACAGCAGGTCTGTTCGTCGGGGAATTCGCAGAAGGAACGCCATGGGTGCACTTGGATATCGCAGGTACGGCATGGGCTGATAAGGCAGACGATTTGTCTCCGGCAGGAGGTACGGGTGCCATGGTGCGTACGTTAGCCACACTAGCATTGCGACGCACAGAGCAAGGTGAAAGAGATTAA
- a CDS encoding xanthine phosphoribosyltransferase: MELLKQRIREEGHVLGDKVLKVDSFLNHQIDPVLMMEVGEEFARRFADAGVTKILTIESSGIAAAMTAALKMDVKVVFARKKKSALMNEEVYMTKVHSFTKNETNEVTVLKKFLGANEKVLIIDDFLANGEAAMGLAHLVEQAGSEVVGIGIVIEKAFQDGGKRLRQHGFKVESLARIAAFTDGQVQFVEECVQA, from the coding sequence ATGGAACTGTTAAAACAAAGAATTCGTGAAGAGGGACATGTACTAGGTGACAAAGTGTTAAAGGTGGACTCATTTTTAAACCATCAAATCGATCCTGTTCTTATGATGGAAGTCGGTGAAGAGTTCGCACGTCGTTTTGCAGATGCAGGTGTGACAAAAATCCTTACGATTGAGTCTTCAGGAATTGCTGCTGCGATGACCGCAGCATTAAAGATGGACGTTAAAGTTGTGTTCGCGCGCAAAAAAAAATCGGCATTAATGAATGAAGAAGTATATATGACAAAAGTTCATTCATTTACAAAAAATGAAACAAACGAGGTCACTGTACTGAAGAAATTTCTCGGAGCAAATGAGAAGGTGTTGATTATTGATGACTTCCTTGCAAACGGGGAGGCGGCTATGGGACTGGCCCATCTGGTTGAACAGGCTGGAAGCGAAGTCGTGGGTATTGGCATCGTTATCGAGAAAGCGTTCCAGGATGGCGGCAAACGCTTGCGTCAGCATGGATTCAAAGTGGAGTCTCTAGCACGCATCGCAGCATTTACGGACGGTCAGGTGCAGTTTGTTGAAGAATGCGTACAAGCATAG
- a CDS encoding nucleobase:cation symporter-2 family protein, whose product MQKRVSLWKTGTLGMQHVLAMYAGAVVVPLIVGPSIGMTPEQVAYLISIDLFTCGIASLLQVIGGKYFGVKLPILMGCAFQAVGPMIAIGKVEGITAIYGAIIAAGIIIMIMSQFMNKILRFFPPVVTGSVVVIIGTSLIGAAMGNIVGQPDSPGYGSATSLFLAAVTLLSIVLMNRFFNGFMKSISVLLSLVIGTAVAYFMGLVDFSTVSKASWFHMVEPFRFGMPTFHLSAIIAMVLVGIVSMVESTGVFFALADVCDKKINGEDIKRGLRAEGMAQVIGGVFQAFPYTTYSQNVGLVALTGVKTRNVVVAACVIIMTLGLLPKVAALTTVIPNPVLGGAMIPLFGMVISSGVRQLVTVDFRRMENMLIVAVSVGLGLGVSIAPEVFSQLPNGLRLIMESGIVTGSFAAIFLNMILNGIRSQSVEDTIAALKSEHSAESVM is encoded by the coding sequence GTGCAAAAAAGAGTAAGTTTATGGAAAACAGGAACGCTAGGCATGCAGCATGTACTTGCCATGTATGCGGGTGCCGTCGTCGTTCCTTTAATTGTCGGTCCGTCCATCGGAATGACGCCGGAACAAGTCGCATATTTGATTTCTATCGATTTGTTTACCTGTGGGATTGCCTCTTTGCTGCAGGTTATAGGCGGTAAGTATTTCGGCGTAAAATTGCCGATTTTGATGGGCTGTGCATTTCAGGCGGTAGGGCCGATGATTGCTATCGGTAAAGTTGAAGGAATTACAGCCATATATGGAGCCATTATTGCCGCAGGTATCATCATAATGATTATGTCGCAATTTATGAATAAAATTTTACGATTTTTTCCACCTGTTGTAACAGGATCGGTGGTTGTAATTATCGGTACATCGCTTATCGGTGCAGCGATGGGTAATATTGTAGGGCAACCGGATTCGCCGGGATACGGAAGTGCTACAAGCCTGTTTTTAGCCGCGGTTACACTGCTGTCTATCGTGTTAATGAATCGTTTTTTCAACGGATTCATGAAGTCAATTTCAGTGCTTCTTTCACTTGTCATCGGTACGGCGGTTGCCTACTTTATGGGACTTGTTGATTTTTCAACTGTAAGCAAAGCTAGCTGGTTTCATATGGTAGAGCCATTCCGTTTTGGGATGCCTACTTTTCATTTGTCAGCCATTATTGCCATGGTTCTTGTTGGGATTGTAAGCATGGTTGAATCAACCGGTGTGTTCTTCGCCCTGGCAGACGTATGTGATAAGAAAATTAATGGGGAAGACATTAAACGAGGTCTGCGTGCAGAAGGAATGGCGCAGGTCATTGGCGGGGTATTCCAGGCATTCCCTTATACTACGTATTCGCAAAACGTAGGCTTGGTAGCTCTTACGGGCGTGAAAACGAGAAACGTTGTTGTTGCCGCCTGTGTTATTATTATGACGCTCGGACTTCTTCCGAAGGTTGCAGCGCTTACGACGGTGATTCCGAACCCTGTACTTGGCGGTGCGATGATTCCGCTGTTCGGCATGGTCATTTCTTCCGGAGTGCGCCAGCTAGTAACAGTAGATTTCCGTCGAATGGAGAATATGCTTATTGTGGCTGTTTCCGTAGGCTTAGGGCTTGGTGTGTCCATTGCTCCAGAAGTATTCTCACAGCTTCCTAATGGCTTGCGCCTCATCATGGAGAGCGGAATTGTTACCGGAAGCTTTGCGGCTATTTTCCTGAATATGATTTTGAATGGCATTCGAAGCCAGAGCGTAGAAGATACGATTGCAGCGCTTAAATCCGAGCATTCGGCAGAATCTGTTATGTAA
- the ilvB gene encoding biosynthetic-type acetolactate synthase large subunit, with product MSTDTAMVDNREASLPPIEMGEEMSGSDMLLRCLLLEGVEYVFGYPGGAVLPIYDSLYSSRLKHILTRHEQGAIHAADGYARATGKPGVVIATSGPGATNLVTGIATAHMDSVPLICITGNVAQSLIGTDAFQEANITGITLPITKHNYFVRDVEDLPRIVKEAFHIATTGRPGPVLIDIPKDVNNAKAPFYYPETVKLRSYNPNVKPNNLQIERLARAIKEAKKPVILAGGGIVAAGAEKELLEFAERTNIPVIPTFMGLAGFPGTHPLCPGMPGMHGSYASNQALLNTDLLINMGARFDDRITMGRTKEFAPNAKIVHIDIDPAEIGKNIDAYIPIVGDVKNVLLAALAKAERADSDAWVEQVQAWGTQHPYSYKPSPEGRLKPQRAIEIMYESTGGDAIVTTDVGQHQMWVAQYFKFSNQRSFISSGGLGTMGFGFPAAIGAQMAHPNQTVISVSGDGGFQMNLQELAVVANHNLPIKIVVINNNCLGMVRQWQELFYDHRYSQVDLSVSVDFVKLVEAYGIKGLRASTEEDAERVWQEAMNTNGPVFVEFVVEPEENVYPMVAAGNTLDQMVLGDEE from the coding sequence ATGAGTACAGATACGGCGATGGTTGATAATCGAGAAGCTTCTCTACCGCCTATCGAAATGGGAGAAGAAATGTCGGGTTCGGATATGCTGCTGCGTTGTCTGCTGCTGGAAGGCGTCGAGTACGTTTTCGGGTATCCGGGAGGAGCGGTACTGCCGATTTACGACTCGCTTTATTCCAGTCGCCTTAAGCACATCCTGACACGTCACGAGCAGGGAGCGATTCACGCAGCTGATGGTTATGCGCGTGCAACGGGTAAGCCGGGTGTCGTCATTGCCACTTCTGGTCCGGGAGCGACCAATCTTGTGACAGGCATCGCGACAGCGCATATGGATTCCGTACCACTTATCTGCATTACAGGGAACGTGGCGCAGAGCCTAATCGGTACCGACGCTTTCCAGGAAGCGAATATTACAGGGATTACACTCCCGATTACGAAACACAACTATTTCGTTCGCGATGTCGAGGATTTGCCACGCATCGTTAAGGAAGCGTTCCATATCGCGACCACCGGACGGCCGGGTCCTGTTCTCATCGATATTCCGAAAGACGTCAATAACGCGAAAGCACCGTTCTATTATCCAGAAACGGTGAAGCTTCGCAGTTATAATCCGAATGTTAAGCCGAACAATCTTCAAATCGAAAGATTGGCCAGGGCAATTAAAGAAGCGAAAAAACCTGTTATCCTCGCTGGTGGCGGGATTGTCGCAGCTGGCGCAGAAAAAGAATTGTTAGAATTCGCGGAAAGAACAAACATTCCGGTTATTCCGACGTTCATGGGGCTGGCAGGCTTCCCGGGAACGCATCCGCTCTGTCCGGGTATGCCAGGTATGCATGGCTCGTATGCTTCTAATCAGGCACTGTTAAATACGGACCTGCTGATTAACATGGGAGCGCGCTTTGATGACCGTATTACAATGGGGCGGACAAAAGAATTCGCACCGAATGCGAAAATTGTCCACATCGATATTGACCCGGCGGAAATCGGTAAAAACATCGATGCATACATTCCGATTGTTGGTGATGTGAAGAATGTGCTACTTGCTGCATTGGCTAAGGCAGAACGAGCTGACTCTGATGCCTGGGTAGAGCAAGTTCAAGCGTGGGGCACACAGCATCCATACAGCTATAAGCCGAGTCCGGAAGGTCGGCTGAAGCCGCAACGCGCGATTGAGATTATGTATGAATCAACCGGCGGAGATGCAATTGTTACTACCGACGTTGGTCAGCATCAAATGTGGGTGGCTCAATACTTCAAATTCAGCAACCAGCGCTCGTTCATTTCTTCCGGGGGACTTGGCACGATGGGCTTTGGATTCCCCGCAGCGATCGGTGCGCAGATGGCTCATCCGAACCAGACGGTTATCTCGGTAAGCGGCGACGGCGGATTCCAGATGAATCTGCAAGAGCTGGCGGTTGTTGCCAACCATAACCTGCCGATTAAGATTGTCGTTATCAACAATAATTGTCTCGGCATGGTACGCCAATGGCAGGAATTGTTCTATGATCATCGTTACAGCCAGGTTGACTTGAGTGTAAGCGTCGATTTTGTCAAGCTTGTCGAAGCTTATGGCATCAAGGGGCTGCGCGCTTCGACAGAAGAAGATGCAGAGCGCGTATGGCAGGAAGCAATGAATACGAATGGACCGGTATTTGTTGAATTCGTGGTAGAACCGGAAGAAAATGTTTATCCGATGGTAGCGGCCGGTAACACACTTGACCAAATGGTTTTGGGAGATGAGGAGTAA
- the ilvN gene encoding acetolactate synthase small subunit, whose product MEQKHTISILVNDQPGVLTRVASLMGQRGFNIDSITVGQSEEPGLSRMIIVTSGDDRTVEQIMKQFHKLIDVLKVQHLSSGPMVSRELALIKVEATPATRAEINGVIEPFRASVVDVGPASLVIQVTGDSHKIDALIELLMPYGIKELSRTGVTAISRGVATLAKV is encoded by the coding sequence ATGGAACAAAAACACACCATTTCGATTCTGGTTAACGACCAGCCGGGTGTTTTGACTCGGGTTGCGAGCCTGATGGGTCAACGGGGTTTCAATATTGATAGCATTACAGTCGGTCAGTCGGAGGAGCCAGGATTGTCAAGAATGATTATTGTGACGAGTGGGGACGACAGAACGGTTGAGCAAATTATGAAGCAATTTCATAAATTAATCGATGTGCTTAAGGTACAACACTTAAGCAGTGGCCCGATGGTATCACGGGAACTGGCGCTCATTAAAGTAGAAGCGACACCTGCGACACGCGCTGAAATCAACGGCGTTATCGAGCCATTCCGCGCAAGTGTCGTCGATGTAGGCCCGGCTTCTCTGGTTATTCAGGTTACCGGTGATTCTCATAAAATCGACGCATTAATCGAACTGTTGATGCCATATGGTATTAAGGAACTTTCGCGTACAGGCGTAACCGCCATTAGCCGTGGCGTCGCAACGCTTGCCAAAGTTTAG
- the ilvC gene encoding ketol-acid reductoisomerase yields the protein MITMYYEKDANQELLQGKTVAIIGYGSQGHAQAQNLRDSGVKVVIGLRKGRSWEQAENDGFEVLTVDEASARADIIMILLPDEMQAKVYKEQIEPNLKDGAALFFSHGFNIHFEQIVAPAGVDVVMVAPKSPGHMVRRVYTEGFGVPGLLAVYQDGTGKAKEIGLAYASGIGCTRAGVIETTFREETETDLFGEQAVLCGGTSELVKAGFETLVEAGYAPEIAYFECLHELKLIVDLMYEGGLEYMRYSISDTAEFGDYSIGQRIVTEETKQEMKKVLKEIQTGQFAKNWIIENQSGRAAFGARRRLEKEHQIEQVGKQLREMMAWIKK from the coding sequence ATGATTACAATGTACTACGAAAAAGACGCAAACCAAGAGCTATTGCAAGGCAAGACTGTTGCCATTATCGGATATGGTAGCCAGGGACACGCACAGGCGCAAAACTTGCGCGATAGCGGGGTAAAAGTCGTAATCGGTCTGCGTAAAGGACGTTCTTGGGAGCAAGCAGAAAATGACGGTTTCGAAGTACTTACCGTAGATGAGGCGTCTGCACGCGCTGACATCATCATGATTCTGCTCCCGGATGAGATGCAGGCAAAAGTGTACAAAGAACAAATCGAGCCGAACTTGAAAGATGGCGCGGCATTGTTCTTCTCACATGGCTTTAACATTCACTTTGAACAAATCGTAGCTCCGGCAGGTGTGGACGTAGTAATGGTAGCGCCGAAAAGCCCGGGTCATATGGTTCGTCGTGTGTATACAGAAGGCTTTGGCGTACCGGGATTACTGGCCGTATATCAAGACGGAACTGGTAAAGCGAAGGAAATCGGCCTTGCATACGCTAGCGGTATTGGCTGCACACGTGCAGGCGTCATCGAAACAACGTTCCGTGAAGAAACAGAAACAGATCTATTTGGTGAGCAAGCGGTACTGTGTGGCGGTACATCCGAGCTGGTAAAAGCAGGGTTCGAAACGCTGGTAGAAGCCGGATATGCACCAGAAATCGCATACTTTGAGTGTCTACATGAATTGAAACTAATCGTTGACCTGATGTATGAGGGTGGCCTGGAGTACATGCGTTATTCTATCAGCGACACAGCTGAATTTGGCGATTACAGCATTGGACAGCGTATCGTGACGGAAGAAACAAAGCAAGAAATGAAGAAAGTATTGAAAGAAATCCAGACTGGTCAATTTGCGAAGAACTGGATTATTGAGAATCAATCCGGCCGTGCGGCATTCGGAGCTCGCCGCCGTTTAGAGAAAGAGCATCAAATCGAGCAAGTTGGTAAACAACTGCGTGAAATGATGGCTTGGATTAAGAAATAA
- a CDS encoding 2-isopropylmalate synthase, whose amino-acid sequence MWRCQGMRTIEIFDTTLRDGEQSPGVNLSTNEKMEIALQLERLGVNRIEAGFAAASPGDLQSICNIAKRVKNSTIVSLSRARLQDIDKAWEALRDAESACLHTFLATSPIHRKYKLNMTKEQVIENAVAAVKHAKKYFDLVEFSCEDGSRTELPYLIEVVQAVVDAGARIVNIPDTVGYTTPAEYGNIFTQLRNHVRGIENVKLSCHCHDDLGMAVANTLAAIEAGATQVEGTINGIGERAGNAALEEVALALDTRKDFYQATTDLKLEEIARTSKLVSRLTGMFVPGNKAVVGANAFAHQSGIHQDGMLKESSTYEIIRPERVGVKATRLVLGKLSGRAAFKDKLVELGYQLGQEELNEAFARFKDLCDRKKDVSDEDIVALIDSKLVDVPEAYILENIQLSYGNNSVPTASVRVRTAGGEILEEAACGNGSVDSIYKAIDRVTNEEVVLEDYKIVSITHGKDALGEVYVRLSQEDGKRTVQGRGVSTDILEASAKAYLRALNKLIARRSDAVEEVVM is encoded by the coding sequence CTGTGGAGGTGCCAGGGAATGCGTACGATCGAGATTTTTGATACCACCCTGCGGGACGGTGAACAGTCTCCAGGTGTCAACTTAAGCACAAATGAGAAAATGGAAATTGCTCTGCAACTAGAGCGCCTGGGAGTGAACCGGATTGAAGCGGGCTTTGCCGCCGCCTCCCCTGGAGATTTACAGTCCATCTGCAATATTGCGAAGCGGGTAAAAAATTCGACTATCGTAAGCTTATCTCGCGCACGTCTGCAGGATATCGATAAAGCATGGGAAGCTTTGCGGGATGCTGAGTCTGCTTGCCTGCATACGTTTCTTGCGACTTCGCCTATTCATCGGAAGTACAAGTTGAACATGACAAAGGAGCAGGTCATTGAAAATGCAGTGGCTGCGGTAAAGCATGCGAAAAAATACTTTGATTTGGTGGAGTTCTCCTGCGAGGATGGCTCACGCACCGAGCTACCATACTTAATCGAAGTAGTGCAGGCGGTTGTAGATGCAGGTGCTCGTATCGTCAATATTCCAGATACGGTAGGATACACTACACCAGCGGAGTACGGCAATATTTTTACCCAGCTGCGGAATCATGTTCGGGGCATTGAGAATGTGAAACTGAGCTGCCACTGTCATGATGACCTGGGCATGGCGGTTGCCAATACGTTGGCTGCCATCGAAGCAGGTGCAACCCAAGTAGAGGGAACAATTAACGGTATCGGTGAACGTGCCGGTAATGCTGCACTGGAAGAAGTAGCACTTGCTCTCGATACACGCAAAGATTTCTACCAGGCGACGACTGATTTGAAGCTGGAAGAAATTGCACGTACGAGCAAGCTTGTTAGTCGCTTAACAGGCATGTTTGTACCAGGCAATAAAGCGGTTGTAGGGGCCAACGCATTTGCACATCAATCTGGTATCCATCAAGATGGTATGTTGAAAGAGTCGAGTACGTATGAGATTATTCGTCCAGAACGTGTAGGCGTCAAAGCGACACGTCTCGTACTTGGCAAGCTTTCCGGCCGTGCCGCCTTTAAAGATAAGTTAGTGGAACTGGGCTATCAGTTAGGCCAGGAAGAGCTGAATGAGGCATTTGCCCGCTTCAAGGATTTGTGTGACCGCAAGAAAGATGTCAGCGACGAGGACATTGTTGCGCTTATTGATTCTAAGCTGGTTGACGTTCCTGAAGCGTATATTTTGGAAAATATCCAGTTATCATACGGCAATAATTCTGTGCCGACCGCAAGCGTGCGTGTACGTACCGCGGGAGGCGAGATTCTTGAAGAAGCAGCATGCGGAAACGGCTCTGTCGATTCTATTTATAAAGCAATCGATCGGGTAACGAACGAAGAGGTTGTGCTGGAAGACTATAAGATTGTATCCATCACTCACGGCAAAGATGCGCTTGGTGAAGTATATGTACGTCTCTCACAAGAAGACGGGAAGCGTACAGTTCAAGGCCGCGGAGTTAGTACGGATATACTAGAAGCAAGCGCCAAAGCTTATCTGCGCGCACTTAATAAGCTCATCGCGCGCCGGAGCGATGCCGTAGAAGAAGTCGTGATGTAG